One Brassica napus cultivar Da-Ae chromosome A1, Da-Ae, whole genome shotgun sequence genomic region harbors:
- the LOC106437621 gene encoding protein PHLOEM PROTEIN 2-LIKE A2-like — translation MGTISSIFSKPKPPHNYEAILKYSDSALPPDATSSLDKLYPQLFDGVFLKDKKQKYWIEGKAKKNCFMLYARDLAISLAEFQTNNNWSWFTDIDQTSSDARIEVAKLEWVAWLEVFGNFEMENLTPNSLYEVVFVVKLVDPAQGWEVPVYFKLVLPTGETKERQENMTMLGRNRWVEILAGEFRTSPEYIFGKIEFSMYEVKGGLWKSGLVVKGVAIRPKN, via the exons ATGGGAACAATATCGTCAATCTTCTCAAAGCCAAAACCaccacataactacgaagcgaTTCTAAAATATTCAGACTCTGCTCTTCCTCCTGATGCTACGTCGTCTCTTGACAAGTTATACCCTCAGCTATTCGATGGCGTTTTCTTGAAGGACAAGAAACAG AAGTACTGGATAGAGGGTAAAGCTAAGAAGAACTGCTTCATGTTGTACGCGAGAGATCTAGCGATTTCATTGGCTGAGTTTCAAACAAATAATAACTGGAGTTGGTTTACTGATATAGACCAAACATCCAG TGATGCAAGAATTGAGGTTGCAAAGCTGGAATGGGTAGCTTGGTTAGAAGTGTTTGGAAACTTTGAGATGGAGAATCTAACTCCCAACAGTTTGTACGAGGTTGTGTTTGTGGTTAAGCTGGTTGATCCTGCGCAGGGATGGGAAGTTCCGGTTTACTTCAAACTGGTTTTACCGACAGGAGAAACCAAAGAGCGGCAAGAGAATATGACTATGCTAGGAAGAAACCGGTGGGTGGAGATTCTGGCCGGTGAGTTCAGGACATCGCCGGAATATATTTTCGGGAAGATTGAGTTTTCGATGTATGAGGTTAAAGGTGGGTTGTGGAAGTCCGGTCTGGTTGTGAAAGGTGTTGCTATAAGACCcaagaattaa
- the LOC106437573 gene encoding lecithin-cholesterol acyltransferase-like 4 — MAILLEEIIRSVEAFLKLKNSTQKPYVDPNLDPVLLVPGIAGSILNAVDHDSGKEERVWVRIFGADHEFRTKMWSRFDPSSGKTISLDPKTSIVVPQERAGLLAIDVLDPDLIVGRESVFYFHEMITEMLGWGFEEGKTLFGFGYDFRQSNRLQEAMDLFAKKLESVYKASGEKKINVISHSMGGLLVKCFMSLHSDIFEKYVQNWIAIAAPFRGAPGYITSTLLNGMSFVNGWEQNFFVSKWSMHQLLIECPSIYELMCCPYFKWELPPVLELWREKESNEGVGTSGVVLESYRSLESLEVFTKSLCDNKADYCGEPIDLPFNWKIMEWAHETKRVLHNAKLPPKVKFYNIYGTNLATPHSVCYGNEKMPVKDLTDLRYFQPTYICVDGDGTVPVESSMADGLEAVARVGVPGEHRGILNDHRVFRMLKQWLNVGEPDPFYNPINDYVILPTTFEMEEHHENGVEVASVKESWDIISDDNNNNASTVSSISVSRPGDDENPQAEARATLTVHPQGDGRQHVELNAVSVSVDA, encoded by the exons ATGGCCATATTGCTGGAAGAGATCATTCGATCAGTCGAAGCCTTTCTGAAGCTCAAAAACTCGACCCAGAAACCCTACGTCGACCCGAATCTCGACCCGGTTCTTCTCGTTCCGGGTATCGCCGGCTCCATTCTCAACGCCGTCGATCATGATTCCGGGAAAGAGGAGCGTGTTTGGGTCAGAATCTTCGGCGCCGATCACGAGTTTCGGACCAAGATGTGGTCTCGATTCGATCCTTCATCTG GGAAGACGATATCTCTCGACCCGAAGACGAGTATTGTGGTTCCTCAAGAGAGAGCTGGGTTACTTGCAATTGATGTCTTAGACCCTGATCTG ATTGTTGGGCGTGAGTCTGTGTTTTATTTCCATGAGATGATTACTGAGATGCTCGGATGGGGTTTCGAAGAAGGGAAGACTCTTTTTGGTTTCGGTTATGATTTTCGCCAAAGCAACAG ACTGCAGGAAGCTATGGACTTGTTTGCGAAAAAGTTGGAGTCAGTTTACAAAGCGTCAGGAGAGAAGAAGATTAATGTTATTAGCCATTCTATGGGAGGACTGTTGGTGAAGTGTTTCATGAGTCTCCACAGTGAT ATATTTGAGAAGTATGTACAGAATTGGATTGCTATTGCTGCTCCATTCCGAG GTGCTCCTGGATACATCACATCAACTTTACTTAATGGAATGTCATTTGTCAATGGCTGGGAACAAAACTTTTTCGTCTCGAAATGGAGCATGCATCAACTG CTTATTGAGTGTCCGTCCATATATGAGTTGATGTGTTGCCCGTATTTCAAATGGGAACTCCCTCCGGTTCTAGAGCTgtggagagagaaagagagcaaTGAAGGAGTTGGGACCTCCGGTGTTGTTCTTGAGTCTTACCGTAGTCTAGAAAGCCTTGAAGTGTTTACCAAATCTCTTTGTGATAATAAA GCTGATTATTGTGGAGAGCCCATCGATCTTCCTTTTAACTGGAAGATCATGGAGTGGGCTCACGAAACCAAGAGAGTGTTACACAATGCTAAGCTTCCTCCTAAAGTTAAATTCTATAACATATATGGGACCAATCTAGCAACCCCTCATAGTGTTTG CTATGGGAATGAGAAGATGCCTGTCAAAGATCTAACGGACCTAAGATACTTCCAG CCGACGTATATATGTGTTGACGGTGATGGCACAGTCCCGGTGGAATCTTCAATG GCGGATGGGCTTGAAGCAGTAGCGAGAGTTGGAGTCCCCGGTGAGCACCGTGGAATCCTCAACGACCACCGTGTCTTCCGGATGCTCAAACAATGGCTAAACGTAGGAGAGCCTGACCCGTTCTACAACCCTATAAACGATTACGTCATCCTTCCCACCACATTCGAGATGGAGGAACACCACGAGAACGGAGTCGAGGTTGCTTCAGTGAAGGAATCGTGGGATATCATATCAGACGACAACAACAATAATGCGTCAACTGTGAGCTCCATATCGGTCTCTAGACCAGGGGATGATGAAAACCCTCAAGCTGAAGCTCGTGCAACGTTGACAGTCCATCCACAAGGAGATGGTAGACAACATGTCGAGCTTAATGCTGTTTCTGTCTCTGTTGATGCATAA